From one Mya arenaria isolate MELC-2E11 chromosome 4, ASM2691426v1 genomic stretch:
- the LOC128232550 gene encoding scavenger receptor cysteine-rich type 1 protein M160-like isoform X1, translating to MDFSKQIRVLLLLCTPALDNHVTKLIATGEFVRLRNLTEYEYEGVILLNANETWGSVHQHGIQPPTGDIICRTLGYGDHGFSVNQFYGNDYMHLEVASSIGCFGNETNITECDIDWIEPFRGWYYLPGVHCFEHVFTDMQLVGGVTNSSGALQVKMDNRWGNVCQLHRFSFTYFDVICRSLGFMAADLAASPGTYFYQNELATNLVWLDLSESDCFGNETHLSQCSSSDVINDQFGCRWGNVKVTCKTSVELSELCFNNDHCTGIKHAQCLGSCRCSAGYQEENGTCSGCPFGTYGFACAKNCTCDETNTEVCDAVTGQCTCKNGWTGVICNIDINECGSVNACPNNSVCNNQPGGFNCSCTEGFLALVSDYNESPLECKECTGNTFGYNCSSTCDCSEYFVIDQAKMCNHITGICQCLTGWQGLQCTDDVNECSATRCIGANEKCVNLPGTYECECQDGHINYLDGSCVRECQQDKHGEICNLTCHCTGEHARNESERVCDIKTGSCFCEPGWAGYECTEDVNECLNETICISANTDCRNTDGDYVCECIEGYVRDGETCISLAATGTSGESNIVWIAIGSAGGIVGIAVFVFVVWLCVKRKTNGKDSNGRHDKPSTKRSSVQLRSSVPKSEDYFTINDNDRDRGYTDLQSKRDENRYNRLDLDKPINESGHYDYISDKKPDHPQSLTMRKDEKGYIEFQYRPGGEYLQLQREAKRNNDYLKVHGSNKGSNVDHPYLTPKHGQPDEGYLRPISNNRQQNTRKRIDEQDGYLRPVSNRRNTTNLQEEPVGDGYLKANRRQER from the exons ATAACCATGTTACAAAACTCATAGCTACAGGGGAGTTTGTGCGTTTGCGAAACCTGACAGAATACGAATATGAAGGCGTTATTCTCTTGAACGCCAACGAAACATGGGGTAGTGTTCACCAGCACGGCATACAACCGCCCACTGGCGACATCATCTGCAGAACACTCGGATATGG AGATCATGGTTTTTCAGTCAACCAATTCTACGGCAACGATTACATGCATCTAGAAGTTGCCAGCTCTATAGGATGTTTtggtaatgaaacaaatataacagaatgtgacattgactgGATTGAACCATTTCGCGGATGGTATTATCTACCGGGTGTTCATTGTTTTG AGCATGTTTTCACAGATATGCAATTAGTTGGAGGAGTGACAAATAGCTCGGGTGCTCTTCAGGTGAAGATGGACAACAGATGGGGCAATGTCTGCCAACTACATCGGTTTAGTTTCACATACTTTGACGTTATTTGCAGATCTTTGGGCTTCAT GGCAGCTGATTTGGCAGCAAGCCCCGGTACATACTTTTATCAGAACGAACTCGCAACGAATTTGGTTTGGTTGGATTTAAGCGAGAGCGATTGCTTTGGAAATGAAACACATCTTAGTCAATGCTCCTCGTCTGACGTCATAAATGACCAATTTGGATGCCGCTGGGGGAATGTAAAGGTTACCTGCAAGACTTCGG TCGAATTATCAGAGCTGTGCTTTAACAATGACCACTGCACCGGTATAAAACATGCACAATGCCTGGGCAGTTGCCGTTGCAGCGCTGGATATCAAGAGGAAAATGGAACATGTTCAG GTTGTCCGTTCGGTACATACGGCTTTGCTTGTGCAAAAAACTGCACTTGTGATGAAACAAACACAGAAGTGTGCGATGCCGTCACTGGTCAATGCACGTGCAAGAATGGTTGGACCGGAGTCATTTGTAATATCGACATCAACGAGTGCGGGTCTGTTAATGCATGTCCCAACAATTCAGTTTGCAACAATCAGCCAGGAGGGTTTAATTGTTCCTGTACAGAAGGATTTCTTGCATTAGTTAGTGACTATAATGAGAGTCCATTGGAATGTAAAG AGTGTACCGGCAACACGTTTGGATATAATTGCTCTTCGACATGCGATTGCAGCGAGTATTTTGTGATTGACCAGGCCAAGATGTGTAATCACATAACTGGAATTTGCCAGTGTTTAACTGGCTGGCAGGGCTTGCAGTGCACAGATGATGTCAACGAATGCAGTGCGACAAGATGCATTGGGGCGAATGAAAAATGTGTTAACTTGCCGGGAACATACGAATGCGAGTGCCAGGATGGACACATTAACTACCTTGATGGAAGTTGTGTCAGAG AATGTCAACAAGACAAACATGGCGAAATATGCAATCTGACCTGCCACTGTACTGGCGAACATGCACGTAATGAAAGTGAGCGGGTGTGCGATATAAAGACTGGCTCATGCTTTTGTGAGCCAGGGTGGGCTGGCTATGAATGTACTGAAGATGTCAATGAGTGCCTTAATGAAACCATCTGTATAAGTGCGAACACTGATTGCCGAAACACAGACGGAGATTACGTTTGTGAATGCATTGAAGGCTACGTGAGAGATGGTGAAACTTGCATCAGCCTTGCGG CAACGGGAACTTCTGGTGAGTCCAATATTGTGTGGATCGCCATAGGAAGTGCAGGCGGAATTGTGGGAATTGCTGTTTTCGTCTTCGTTGTTTGGCTTTGtgttaaaaggaaaacaaatggaAAAG ATTCGAATGGCCGTCACGATAAACCTAGCACTAAAAG AAGTTCTGTTCAGCTTCGATCTTCCGTTCCAAAGAGTGAagattattttaccattaatgACAATGACCGTGATAGAGGATATACGGATCTCCAAAGTAAGAGAGATGAAAACAGATATAATCGACTTGATTTAGACAAACCTATCAATGAAAGTGGTCACTATGACTACATATCCGATAAAAAGCCTGACCACCCTCAATCTCTTACTATGCGCAAAGATGAAAAAGGATATATCGAGTTTCAGTACAGACCCGGTGGGGAGTATTTGCAACTACAGAGAGAAGCAAAAAGGAATAACGACTATTTGAAGGTGCATGGCAGTAACAAAGGAAGCAATGTCGACCACCCGTACCTTACGCCTAAGCATGGCCAGCCCGACGAGGGATATTTAAGGCCAATTTCAAATAATCGACAACAAAATACGCGTAAACGGATTGATGAACAAGATGGTTATTTACGACCGGTTTCAAATAGGCGAAATACCACAAACCTACAGGAAGAACCTGTTGGGGATGGCTATCTTAAAGCAAACCGTCGCCAGGAAcgttga
- the LOC128232550 gene encoding scavenger receptor cysteine-rich type 1 protein M160-like isoform X2 — protein MDFSKQIRVLLLLCTPALATGEFVRLRNLTEYEYEGVILLNANETWGSVHQHGIQPPTGDIICRTLGYGDHGFSVNQFYGNDYMHLEVASSIGCFGNETNITECDIDWIEPFRGWYYLPGVHCFEHVFTDMQLVGGVTNSSGALQVKMDNRWGNVCQLHRFSFTYFDVICRSLGFMAADLAASPGTYFYQNELATNLVWLDLSESDCFGNETHLSQCSSSDVINDQFGCRWGNVKVTCKTSVELSELCFNNDHCTGIKHAQCLGSCRCSAGYQEENGTCSGCPFGTYGFACAKNCTCDETNTEVCDAVTGQCTCKNGWTGVICNIDINECGSVNACPNNSVCNNQPGGFNCSCTEGFLALVSDYNESPLECKECTGNTFGYNCSSTCDCSEYFVIDQAKMCNHITGICQCLTGWQGLQCTDDVNECSATRCIGANEKCVNLPGTYECECQDGHINYLDGSCVRECQQDKHGEICNLTCHCTGEHARNESERVCDIKTGSCFCEPGWAGYECTEDVNECLNETICISANTDCRNTDGDYVCECIEGYVRDGETCISLAATGTSGESNIVWIAIGSAGGIVGIAVFVFVVWLCVKRKTNGKDSNGRHDKPSTKRSSVQLRSSVPKSEDYFTINDNDRDRGYTDLQSKRDENRYNRLDLDKPINESGHYDYISDKKPDHPQSLTMRKDEKGYIEFQYRPGGEYLQLQREAKRNNDYLKVHGSNKGSNVDHPYLTPKHGQPDEGYLRPISNNRQQNTRKRIDEQDGYLRPVSNRRNTTNLQEEPVGDGYLKANRRQER, from the exons CTACAGGGGAGTTTGTGCGTTTGCGAAACCTGACAGAATACGAATATGAAGGCGTTATTCTCTTGAACGCCAACGAAACATGGGGTAGTGTTCACCAGCACGGCATACAACCGCCCACTGGCGACATCATCTGCAGAACACTCGGATATGG AGATCATGGTTTTTCAGTCAACCAATTCTACGGCAACGATTACATGCATCTAGAAGTTGCCAGCTCTATAGGATGTTTtggtaatgaaacaaatataacagaatgtgacattgactgGATTGAACCATTTCGCGGATGGTATTATCTACCGGGTGTTCATTGTTTTG AGCATGTTTTCACAGATATGCAATTAGTTGGAGGAGTGACAAATAGCTCGGGTGCTCTTCAGGTGAAGATGGACAACAGATGGGGCAATGTCTGCCAACTACATCGGTTTAGTTTCACATACTTTGACGTTATTTGCAGATCTTTGGGCTTCAT GGCAGCTGATTTGGCAGCAAGCCCCGGTACATACTTTTATCAGAACGAACTCGCAACGAATTTGGTTTGGTTGGATTTAAGCGAGAGCGATTGCTTTGGAAATGAAACACATCTTAGTCAATGCTCCTCGTCTGACGTCATAAATGACCAATTTGGATGCCGCTGGGGGAATGTAAAGGTTACCTGCAAGACTTCGG TCGAATTATCAGAGCTGTGCTTTAACAATGACCACTGCACCGGTATAAAACATGCACAATGCCTGGGCAGTTGCCGTTGCAGCGCTGGATATCAAGAGGAAAATGGAACATGTTCAG GTTGTCCGTTCGGTACATACGGCTTTGCTTGTGCAAAAAACTGCACTTGTGATGAAACAAACACAGAAGTGTGCGATGCCGTCACTGGTCAATGCACGTGCAAGAATGGTTGGACCGGAGTCATTTGTAATATCGACATCAACGAGTGCGGGTCTGTTAATGCATGTCCCAACAATTCAGTTTGCAACAATCAGCCAGGAGGGTTTAATTGTTCCTGTACAGAAGGATTTCTTGCATTAGTTAGTGACTATAATGAGAGTCCATTGGAATGTAAAG AGTGTACCGGCAACACGTTTGGATATAATTGCTCTTCGACATGCGATTGCAGCGAGTATTTTGTGATTGACCAGGCCAAGATGTGTAATCACATAACTGGAATTTGCCAGTGTTTAACTGGCTGGCAGGGCTTGCAGTGCACAGATGATGTCAACGAATGCAGTGCGACAAGATGCATTGGGGCGAATGAAAAATGTGTTAACTTGCCGGGAACATACGAATGCGAGTGCCAGGATGGACACATTAACTACCTTGATGGAAGTTGTGTCAGAG AATGTCAACAAGACAAACATGGCGAAATATGCAATCTGACCTGCCACTGTACTGGCGAACATGCACGTAATGAAAGTGAGCGGGTGTGCGATATAAAGACTGGCTCATGCTTTTGTGAGCCAGGGTGGGCTGGCTATGAATGTACTGAAGATGTCAATGAGTGCCTTAATGAAACCATCTGTATAAGTGCGAACACTGATTGCCGAAACACAGACGGAGATTACGTTTGTGAATGCATTGAAGGCTACGTGAGAGATGGTGAAACTTGCATCAGCCTTGCGG CAACGGGAACTTCTGGTGAGTCCAATATTGTGTGGATCGCCATAGGAAGTGCAGGCGGAATTGTGGGAATTGCTGTTTTCGTCTTCGTTGTTTGGCTTTGtgttaaaaggaaaacaaatggaAAAG ATTCGAATGGCCGTCACGATAAACCTAGCACTAAAAG AAGTTCTGTTCAGCTTCGATCTTCCGTTCCAAAGAGTGAagattattttaccattaatgACAATGACCGTGATAGAGGATATACGGATCTCCAAAGTAAGAGAGATGAAAACAGATATAATCGACTTGATTTAGACAAACCTATCAATGAAAGTGGTCACTATGACTACATATCCGATAAAAAGCCTGACCACCCTCAATCTCTTACTATGCGCAAAGATGAAAAAGGATATATCGAGTTTCAGTACAGACCCGGTGGGGAGTATTTGCAACTACAGAGAGAAGCAAAAAGGAATAACGACTATTTGAAGGTGCATGGCAGTAACAAAGGAAGCAATGTCGACCACCCGTACCTTACGCCTAAGCATGGCCAGCCCGACGAGGGATATTTAAGGCCAATTTCAAATAATCGACAACAAAATACGCGTAAACGGATTGATGAACAAGATGGTTATTTACGACCGGTTTCAAATAGGCGAAATACCACAAACCTACAGGAAGAACCTGTTGGGGATGGCTATCTTAAAGCAAACCGTCGCCAGGAAcgttga
- the LOC128232550 gene encoding scavenger receptor cysteine-rich type 1 protein M160-like isoform X3 has product MDFSKQIRVLLLLCTPALGEFVRLRNLTEYEYEGVILLNANETWGSVHQHGIQPPTGDIICRTLGYGDHGFSVNQFYGNDYMHLEVASSIGCFGNETNITECDIDWIEPFRGWYYLPGVHCFEHVFTDMQLVGGVTNSSGALQVKMDNRWGNVCQLHRFSFTYFDVICRSLGFMAADLAASPGTYFYQNELATNLVWLDLSESDCFGNETHLSQCSSSDVINDQFGCRWGNVKVTCKTSVELSELCFNNDHCTGIKHAQCLGSCRCSAGYQEENGTCSGCPFGTYGFACAKNCTCDETNTEVCDAVTGQCTCKNGWTGVICNIDINECGSVNACPNNSVCNNQPGGFNCSCTEGFLALVSDYNESPLECKECTGNTFGYNCSSTCDCSEYFVIDQAKMCNHITGICQCLTGWQGLQCTDDVNECSATRCIGANEKCVNLPGTYECECQDGHINYLDGSCVRECQQDKHGEICNLTCHCTGEHARNESERVCDIKTGSCFCEPGWAGYECTEDVNECLNETICISANTDCRNTDGDYVCECIEGYVRDGETCISLAATGTSGESNIVWIAIGSAGGIVGIAVFVFVVWLCVKRKTNGKDSNGRHDKPSTKRSSVQLRSSVPKSEDYFTINDNDRDRGYTDLQSKRDENRYNRLDLDKPINESGHYDYISDKKPDHPQSLTMRKDEKGYIEFQYRPGGEYLQLQREAKRNNDYLKVHGSNKGSNVDHPYLTPKHGQPDEGYLRPISNNRQQNTRKRIDEQDGYLRPVSNRRNTTNLQEEPVGDGYLKANRRQER; this is encoded by the exons GGGAGTTTGTGCGTTTGCGAAACCTGACAGAATACGAATATGAAGGCGTTATTCTCTTGAACGCCAACGAAACATGGGGTAGTGTTCACCAGCACGGCATACAACCGCCCACTGGCGACATCATCTGCAGAACACTCGGATATGG AGATCATGGTTTTTCAGTCAACCAATTCTACGGCAACGATTACATGCATCTAGAAGTTGCCAGCTCTATAGGATGTTTtggtaatgaaacaaatataacagaatgtgacattgactgGATTGAACCATTTCGCGGATGGTATTATCTACCGGGTGTTCATTGTTTTG AGCATGTTTTCACAGATATGCAATTAGTTGGAGGAGTGACAAATAGCTCGGGTGCTCTTCAGGTGAAGATGGACAACAGATGGGGCAATGTCTGCCAACTACATCGGTTTAGTTTCACATACTTTGACGTTATTTGCAGATCTTTGGGCTTCAT GGCAGCTGATTTGGCAGCAAGCCCCGGTACATACTTTTATCAGAACGAACTCGCAACGAATTTGGTTTGGTTGGATTTAAGCGAGAGCGATTGCTTTGGAAATGAAACACATCTTAGTCAATGCTCCTCGTCTGACGTCATAAATGACCAATTTGGATGCCGCTGGGGGAATGTAAAGGTTACCTGCAAGACTTCGG TCGAATTATCAGAGCTGTGCTTTAACAATGACCACTGCACCGGTATAAAACATGCACAATGCCTGGGCAGTTGCCGTTGCAGCGCTGGATATCAAGAGGAAAATGGAACATGTTCAG GTTGTCCGTTCGGTACATACGGCTTTGCTTGTGCAAAAAACTGCACTTGTGATGAAACAAACACAGAAGTGTGCGATGCCGTCACTGGTCAATGCACGTGCAAGAATGGTTGGACCGGAGTCATTTGTAATATCGACATCAACGAGTGCGGGTCTGTTAATGCATGTCCCAACAATTCAGTTTGCAACAATCAGCCAGGAGGGTTTAATTGTTCCTGTACAGAAGGATTTCTTGCATTAGTTAGTGACTATAATGAGAGTCCATTGGAATGTAAAG AGTGTACCGGCAACACGTTTGGATATAATTGCTCTTCGACATGCGATTGCAGCGAGTATTTTGTGATTGACCAGGCCAAGATGTGTAATCACATAACTGGAATTTGCCAGTGTTTAACTGGCTGGCAGGGCTTGCAGTGCACAGATGATGTCAACGAATGCAGTGCGACAAGATGCATTGGGGCGAATGAAAAATGTGTTAACTTGCCGGGAACATACGAATGCGAGTGCCAGGATGGACACATTAACTACCTTGATGGAAGTTGTGTCAGAG AATGTCAACAAGACAAACATGGCGAAATATGCAATCTGACCTGCCACTGTACTGGCGAACATGCACGTAATGAAAGTGAGCGGGTGTGCGATATAAAGACTGGCTCATGCTTTTGTGAGCCAGGGTGGGCTGGCTATGAATGTACTGAAGATGTCAATGAGTGCCTTAATGAAACCATCTGTATAAGTGCGAACACTGATTGCCGAAACACAGACGGAGATTACGTTTGTGAATGCATTGAAGGCTACGTGAGAGATGGTGAAACTTGCATCAGCCTTGCGG CAACGGGAACTTCTGGTGAGTCCAATATTGTGTGGATCGCCATAGGAAGTGCAGGCGGAATTGTGGGAATTGCTGTTTTCGTCTTCGTTGTTTGGCTTTGtgttaaaaggaaaacaaatggaAAAG ATTCGAATGGCCGTCACGATAAACCTAGCACTAAAAG AAGTTCTGTTCAGCTTCGATCTTCCGTTCCAAAGAGTGAagattattttaccattaatgACAATGACCGTGATAGAGGATATACGGATCTCCAAAGTAAGAGAGATGAAAACAGATATAATCGACTTGATTTAGACAAACCTATCAATGAAAGTGGTCACTATGACTACATATCCGATAAAAAGCCTGACCACCCTCAATCTCTTACTATGCGCAAAGATGAAAAAGGATATATCGAGTTTCAGTACAGACCCGGTGGGGAGTATTTGCAACTACAGAGAGAAGCAAAAAGGAATAACGACTATTTGAAGGTGCATGGCAGTAACAAAGGAAGCAATGTCGACCACCCGTACCTTACGCCTAAGCATGGCCAGCCCGACGAGGGATATTTAAGGCCAATTTCAAATAATCGACAACAAAATACGCGTAAACGGATTGATGAACAAGATGGTTATTTACGACCGGTTTCAAATAGGCGAAATACCACAAACCTACAGGAAGAACCTGTTGGGGATGGCTATCTTAAAGCAAACCGTCGCCAGGAAcgttga